The DNA sequence ACTCGCAGCCGTTGATGACCACCTGGCGGACGGGCCGGTCGGGCTGCATCGAGAGCTTGACGTGGCTGGGGAAGGCGGCGCCGCCCAGCCCCACCAATCCGGCCATCTGGACGCTCTGCACCACCTCCTGGTTGCTGAGCGCGGCGGGGTCCACGGCCGCCGAAGGGTCGATGCGCTGGCTGGAGTAGGGGTCGGCCTCGATGACGATGGCGGGCATCATTTTTCCCGTGGGGTGAGGACGCGGTTCGACCGCCTTGACGCGTCCGCTGACGGGGGCGTGCAGGGTGGTTGAGACGAATCCCCCGGCCTTGGCGATGAGCTGTCCGCGCTTGACCTCGTCGCCCGCCCGCACCAGCGCCACCGAGGGAGCTCCGATGTGCTGCGAGAGCGGCATCACGTATTCCTCCACGAAGGGGAAGCGCTCGATGGGACGCCGCTTGGTGGCGTCCTTGCGCTGGGGCGGGTGGACTCCGTGGCGGAAAGTGGTGCTGTGAAGTTGGTGCGCCGCGCTGCTCATGTGAAGTCCTCGCTAAGAATCGATGCCCGCTAACTGGCGGAGGCGCCGGCGCAGGGCATCAGCCACCTGCTGTTGAAAGCTGTGCCGGTCCTGCGCGCGGCGGTCCTGGTGTTGGGTTTGGAGCGACTCTCGGCTTTCTTCGACTTCTTCCCTCTCTTTCTCTTGTTGTTTGCCGTCCGGCACTCCTTCGCTGCGCGGGTCGCGCTTGAAAAGCGGGTGGAGGCGCGTTTGCGCGGCTTGTCGGGCCTGTTTCAGGCAATCGCTGGGCGGAAATCCGTCGCGTCTGGGGCTCGGGGAGTAGAGTCCGATAAGGGCGGGACCGGGGTATTGAAGGGCAGCCTCAAATCCTTCGCACAGGTGAGCCGGGTGGGCTGGCGTGGAACTCAAAAGGAAGACCTCGGGGAAGAACATGGACCGGGTCAGCGATGACCACATATCGCCCATCGCCGCAGAGATGGATCCGCCCCGCAGGAGGATGACCTTGATGGGATAGGGGGCGGTCATGAGCCGGCTCAGGGAGGCCAGCGAATGGGCGGCCAGGGTCTCCGGGTCCGTGAGCAGCAGGATGGGGACGCAGGCGGCGCGTTCTTCATCCTCGAGATCCGCCCAAGCGAGCTGGTTGAGTTGCTGAAGCTGATCCTTGAGGTCGGGCGGGTCTTGAGACTTGAGCCGGGCGGAACGCAGCAGGCGGGCTTCCTCGACGGCCCGGCGGGCCGACGACTCGGCCAGTCCCAACGTCAGATCGATGCCTTGCTGGGAGAGATCGGCCACCAGAGGCGCATGGAATGGGTGCCAGGGGTAGCGTGCGGCCCATGGGGCCGTTGAGGCTCCGGCGATCACCACCTGAAAACGCGCCCGCCCCAGGCGCGAGGGGCCTTCTTCCAGGCGCCAGGCGGCGTCCTGTAACTGGCGCTCCAGGCGGGCCAGATCGGCCATCTTGTCGCGGTCGAGGCGGATGCTCTGACCCTGCTTGGCCAAGGCTTCGTCGAGGCGGGCCAGGCGGGTTTCCGATTCGTCCAGTTCGCCCAAGGCCGATTCCAGCAACTCGGGATCGGCGGCATCGAGTCCGGCGCTAAGCAGCTTGTGGAGGCGGTCGTGGACTTGGCCCGTCAGTTCCTGCACACGGCGGACGCGGCGGGAGGCCTGCTGCTGTCCGGCGTACTCGGCTATGGCGGCTATCAGGCGTCCGGCCAAGCGGGAGCCGCTGCCGGGCTCGCTGTCGCCGCCGCCGAGCTGGGCTTGGGCGCAGTGGCGTGAGAGGAGTATTGAGGCCAGGCGGGTCCAGGCGGGGTAGGGGAGTCTGGCTTGAGCGGCTTCGCTCAGTTCGGGCGCGTCGGTTTCTTGGCCGTTTGTCAGGATCGCCGCAGGGATGCGCCTCCCACCAGCCCTGGGTTCATCCTGCTGGCCGGCCGCGGAGATGTGCCTGCCACCAGCCCGGAGGTCGTCTGGCTGGCCGGCTGCGGGTGCAAGCCTTCCACCGGCACCGGGGGCGTCTTGCTGGCGGGCTGCGCGGAGGGCTTCGGCGATGATGGGGCCCGGGGTGTCGGGGAAAGACTCCAGGGTGCGCCAGGCCTGGGCCGCCGGGCCGGTGGTGTTGTCATCGCGGGGAGCGGCGGTCAGGGCCTCTTCGGGGCATTCCTCGATGCAGGCGCGGCAGGCGCGGCAGGTGGAGGGGTTGAAGGCCATGAAGAGCACTGCCCCCTGGCCTTGCTTGCGCGATTCCGGCTCGGCGAAGAAACGCTCGGTGAGTATGCAGGCAGGTGCCGTGGCCTCCTCGAGCGCGGTCCGCAGAGAGTCCAGCAAGTCGGACGGGTCTTCATCGGGAGCGTCCGGAGCCACCTCCTGATAGGCCTCCAGGACGAGGTCGGCAGTCAGGGCCTGGTCCTCACCCAGGCGGGAGGCGATGTGGTTGACCCACTTGCCCATCACCCGGCGCAGCGTAGAGCCCTGGGGATGCTTGGCCAGCGGCTTGATGGCGTGATCGAGCCAGGTGCGCAGGTCCAGGACGGTGGCGGAAATGGCCGAGTCGGGACAGAGCGTCCAGCAGTGTCCGCACCCCGTGCATTGGTCGGGGTCGAGGACGGGCAGCGAGTCGCCTTCCGCCGCCGGCGCCAAGGCCGCGCTGCTGGAAGGGACCGATCCCAGCGTGAAAAGCGGGTCGGGAAAGCCTTCGTAGGCGCCTTCGCGAAGGGGTTGGGCCAGGTCTCCCCAGAAGGCGGCCAGGCTATGAAAGTTGTGCTCGCCCGGGCCCAGGCGGCGGACGAGGGGAGGGATGTCGGGCTCCTTCCCTTCGGGGCTCTGGCCGGGACCCGCGGCCATGCGGGGCTCGTCCTGTCCGTCCCCTTGCAGCGACAACCTCTGCAACTGGGGGTAGGCGTTGCGGACCGCCGCCAGCAAGCTCTCGCGCTTGGGGAAGGGGCTCTCGCCGGGACCCGCTGGGAGTCCCAGCACCACGCGCGAGCGCCGGCCGGGGCGGTCTCGCTGCTCGGCCAGCAGGGCCGACAGAGGAAGTTCGATGCCATGGAAAGCTCCGGGCAGGTGGGCGGTGACCCACGCATCGTCCCAGCTTCCCAGGACGGCAGTGATCTGGCGGCGCAGAGGGGCCTCGGAGTCGTAGAGCAGCGGGACGCGTTCCAGCACCGTCAGAAGAGGCCGGTGTGAAAGCGCGTCCCGCAGCTCGTAGGAGGAGAAGGGACGTAAAAAAGTCAATCCCAGCACGCCCACCCTGCGGCCCTGGTCCCGCTTGAGGCGGCTGGCTAAGCGGCAGGCCTGGTGGAAGGCGGCTCCCTGAGCGACGATGACCTGCGCGGCCTTGTCGATTTGATAGGCGCGCAGAGGCGAAAGCGGACGGTCCGTTTGCCGGGCCAGCTCGTCCATGGCCTGGCGGGCCAAATCAGCCACCTGCTGGCGGAAGAAGACCTCGCGTCCCACCTGGGCTGCGGTGTCGGCGGCGGGTCGGGAACTCCAGGCCACCGGATGGTCGGGATCGATCCAGCGGGGGACTCGGCGGCGGAATTCGCCGAAGATCTGGAACTGGGCCTCAGAAGGCGAGTCGATGGAGTCGTCCTCCTGCCCCAGATAGCGTCGGACGAGGCGCTGGGAAGGCAGATCCAGGGACGCTTCCCATTCCTCGGGCAGGTCGTTCTCTTCATTCGGAACGTCGGGCCAGTCGTGGACCAGCACCGCCGGGACCAGCGACTGCTCCGAAACCCGATGGGCCAGCAGGGTCAGGTCGGCGGCCTGTTGAGCGTCCTCGGGCATGAGCAGGAAGCATCCGCTTTCAGCGGCCAGGTGGCAGGCGCTGTGATCGGCTTCGCCCAGGGCGTGGACGACCAGCGCAACCTGTCTGGATGCAGCCAGGCGCAGAGCGGGGAGAGCCGACTCAAGGCTTCCCCGCAGGATGGCGGCGCTGCGCCGTCCGCTCATGGCGCTTCCCTGGGCCGCCGACAGGGCTTCGCCGGGCTGCCCGTCCTCAAAAATTCTCGACCCGCAGGAGGCCTCCACCTCGCCGATCACCCAGGCGTCCGCCCCAGGACGCGGGGGCAGCGCTGCCGGAGGACGCTTCTTAAACATGTCGCTCCTCCTCGTCCCTGGGCTTCATCCAGTGGGGGATGCTGTCGGGGAACTGCTGTCCGCTATCGTCGAAATAGACGATGGCTCCGGTGGGGCAGCGGTAGGTGGCCTTCTCGGGAGGCTCGGCGGGACCGTCGTAGTCGATCTTGGGCAGTCCGCCCAGCATCTCCACGCTTTGGGGAGCGTCAGCGGCGCAGCGTCCGCAGCCGTCGCAGGTGACTCCGCAGCGCAGGCGGGCCGCTTCGCCCTCCAGCGGGGAATTGCACTGCACGAAGAGGCGGTGGGTAACAGGGTGGATCTCGAAAAGATCCAGGGGGCAGACGTCCACGCAGTCGCCGCAGGCGGTGCAGGCGTCGGCGATGACGGTGGGGAGCCCCTGGCTGTTCATAAAGATGGCGTCGAAGTCGCAGACCTGCTTGCAGTCGCCCAGCCCCAGGCATCCCCAGGAGCAGGCGCGTCCGCCGCCGTTGACGAGGACGGAGGCGCGGCACGACTCCATGCCTTGATAGGCGGCCAGCTCGGCCACCCGTCCGTGTCCGCCGGCGCACTTGAGGCGGGCCACGCGGTGGACTTCGGCCCCCACCTCGACGCCCAGCAGCGAGGCGATCTCCTCCAGCGCTTGGGCGTTGCTGACGGTGCACTTGGCGGGCGGCACTTCCCCGGCCAGCAGTTTCTCGGCGAAGGCGTGGCAGCCGGGCTCGCCGCAGGCTCCGCAGTTGTTGCCCGGCAGCATGTCGTCGAGCTGCTCCAGGCGCGGATCTTCCTCCACTTTGAGGAAGTGGTCGGCCAGCGCCAGCAGGATTCCGAAGACCCCGGCCAGCGAGGTCATGATGAGAGCGGCGGCGGCGATGGTCTCCATGCTTCCTCCTCAGCCCTCCAGAGCCTGGGCGCGGGCCACCATCTCAGGGGTGGCGGTTGCGTCCTCGGGACGCGGCGTTCCCGGGTGAATGCAGTGGGCCGGACAGTTCTCGGCGGCCTGCACCAGTTGTGCGTAGGTCCCTGCGCCCGCATCGGCGATCTCGGCCTGCTTGTCGCCGTTGTACTTGAAAAGCAGCGGATTGAGCTGGATGCAGTCGTTGCAGGAGGTGCACAAGATGGTGTCGATGTAGGGCTCCTCGAACCCGTCATCGTCCGGAGCGGCGGGACCCCCGCCTGGGGATACGGCTTGGCCGCCAGAGTCGGGGTCGTGGGATGCGGCCGCTTTTTCGTGGGCAGGCTCTTGTGCTGCGGCCTCCTCTGCCAGGCTCGGCGCCGCCAGATCGCCGGCGGGAGCCATCTCGACGCCGGTGAGGATGCCGACCAGGCGGTCGATGGCTTCTTCGGCGCCTTGCTTGCGGGCTTCTTCCAACAGGGCCTCTTGCTCGGCCAGCAGGCGTTCTTCCAGTTCTTTGCGCAGCTTGGCCTCGGCCCGGCGGACGTATTCGTTGTTGACTCCCGCCAGTTCCTGCAGCATGCGCCAGGAGCGTTTGCGGTCACGGCAGGCGGCGGCCATCTCGCGCGTCATGACGGCCCGCCGCGGGGTCATGTCTTGGTCCAATACCCACAGGTAGGGGACGGCGCTGGGAGGCGTCTGGTCGAATTGCTCGAGGTAGCCCGCGATGTCCATCTGCCGGGGGCGGCCGGCGGACTCCTCTCCCTCCTCCTCCCAGGCCTGGCGGGGGATGACGCGGAAGTGGCGGCGGTAGTTGGGATTGAGGGCGGCGGCATGGGCCAGGGTCAGGGAAACGTCCAGTTCCTGCTCACGTCCTTCGGCGTCTTGAAAAGGCACCCTGTAGGTCGGGCAGAGCGACTCCGGTTGAGGATTGCCCCGCAGGTCGAAGCGCTCGGCCCAGGTCAATCCGTCCGCCGGAGAGTAGGTGAAGCAGGTGGCGGCGCGTCCGGCGTGGGCCGACCAGCCCAGCATCCAGCTCCAGCGGTGGGAAGGAACCTTTTGCGCTTCCTGCTTCGGGGAGGCGTCGGCCGCCTCGGGAACCCAGATCAGCGCCAGCGACGGGTCCAGCGTCTGGGAGAGCTTGCCCAGGCCTTCCAGCAGGAGGCCGGGGCGTACCAGCGTCCCCTGCAGGACGAAAGCTTCGCGGTGGGCCATGGCCAGGTATCCCAGGTCGGGCAGGTAGCCGGTGGACAGGTCGAGTTGGTCGCCGCTCAGGCGGGTCAGCGGATCGTCGTTGAGTGCCAGAACGTGGATGGGACGCGACGATCCCAGCACCTGGCTGAGGTCGGACATGGCGCGTCCGCTCAGGCGCTGTGCTGATTCCAGCACTACCACCGGAGGCATGGCCCGCAGCTCTTCTTCCGAGCAGGACTGCCACTGGAAGCGCTTGAAGACGGCGT is a window from the Acidobacteriota bacterium genome containing:
- a CDS encoding RnfABCDGE type electron transport complex subunit B, whose product is METIAAAALIMTSLAGVFGILLALADHFLKVEEDPRLEQLDDMLPGNNCGACGEPGCHAFAEKLLAGEVPPAKCTVSNAQALEEIASLLGVEVGAEVHRVARLKCAGGHGRVAELAAYQGMESCRASVLVNGGGRACSWGCLGLGDCKQVCDFDAIFMNSQGLPTVIADACTACGDCVDVCPLDLFEIHPVTHRLFVQCNSPLEGEAARLRCGVTCDGCGRCAADAPQSVEMLGGLPKIDYDGPAEPPEKATYRCPTGAIVYFDDSGQQFPDSIPHWMKPRDEEERHV
- a CDS encoding 4Fe-4S binding protein, with protein sequence MFKKRPPAALPPRPGADAWVIGEVEASCGSRIFEDGQPGEALSAAQGSAMSGRRSAAILRGSLESALPALRLAASRQVALVVHALGEADHSACHLAAESGCFLLMPEDAQQAADLTLLAHRVSEQSLVPAVLVHDWPDVPNEENDLPEEWEASLDLPSQRLVRRYLGQEDDSIDSPSEAQFQIFGEFRRRVPRWIDPDHPVAWSSRPAADTAAQVGREVFFRQQVADLARQAMDELARQTDRPLSPLRAYQIDKAAQVIVAQGAAFHQACRLASRLKRDQGRRVGVLGLTFLRPFSSYELRDALSHRPLLTVLERVPLLYDSEAPLRRQITAVLGSWDDAWVTAHLPGAFHGIELPLSALLAEQRDRPGRRSRVVLGLPAGPGESPFPKRESLLAAVRNAYPQLQRLSLQGDGQDEPRMAAGPGQSPEGKEPDIPPLVRRLGPGEHNFHSLAAFWGDLAQPLREGAYEGFPDPLFTLGSVPSSSAALAPAAEGDSLPVLDPDQCTGCGHCWTLCPDSAISATVLDLRTWLDHAIKPLAKHPQGSTLRRVMGKWVNHIASRLGEDQALTADLVLEAYQEVAPDAPDEDPSDLLDSLRTALEEATAPACILTERFFAEPESRKQGQGAVLFMAFNPSTCRACRACIEECPEEALTAAPRDDNTTGPAAQAWRTLESFPDTPGPIIAEALRAARQQDAPGAGGRLAPAAGQPDDLRAGGRHISAAGQQDEPRAGGRRIPAAILTNGQETDAPELSEAAQARLPYPAWTRLASILLSRHCAQAQLGGGDSEPGSGSRLAGRLIAAIAEYAGQQQASRRVRRVQELTGQVHDRLHKLLSAGLDAADPELLESALGELDESETRLARLDEALAKQGQSIRLDRDKMADLARLERQLQDAAWRLEEGPSRLGRARFQVVIAGASTAPWAARYPWHPFHAPLVADLSQQGIDLTLGLAESSARRAVEEARLLRSARLKSQDPPDLKDQLQQLNQLAWADLEDEERAACVPILLLTDPETLAAHSLASLSRLMTAPYPIKVILLRGGSISAAMGDMWSSLTRSMFFPEVFLLSSTPAHPAHLCEGFEAALQYPGPALIGLYSPSPRRDGFPPSDCLKQARQAAQTRLHPLFKRDPRSEGVPDGKQQEKEREEVEESRESLQTQHQDRRAQDRHSFQQQVADALRRRLRQLAGIDS
- a CDS encoding ferredoxin: MKEQLVNTPPRTGDEERDWAEAIREFHLAGQGPAMPDDPPPDEPLWPAAVHGLEAQGESAYAFPFLLPEPSGEENKGPRPLREVLGQALETCRQDGAETLLLESHLEKIVHLADRWDWTQPSAPAASVLEEALQRFLDSFGDSSQAARRELAQEVEALRRHLPREGALVAFHPLAPLVLYAWSLTRGRHQAARELSREVRRLSTELEGRLESDTRLKGEDADHISHSMGEQGDALLDAAALSDLLPPKRGSRPLEPQRRERMEKALQDLREHLEAWRNEPPFYLLHRGSPPTLPGLETKALQRHREPLQAAPDFFDELMGRRLRVLRAMRIAALEIEGRYTPELHDAVFKRFQWQSCSEEELRAMPPVVVLESAQRLSGRAMSDLSQVLGSSRPIHVLALNDDPLTRLSGDQLDLSTGYLPDLGYLAMAHREAFVLQGTLVRPGLLLEGLGKLSQTLDPSLALIWVPEAADASPKQEAQKVPSHRWSWMLGWSAHAGRAATCFTYSPADGLTWAERFDLRGNPQPESLCPTYRVPFQDAEGREQELDVSLTLAHAAALNPNYRRHFRVIPRQAWEEEGEESAGRPRQMDIAGYLEQFDQTPPSAVPYLWVLDQDMTPRRAVMTREMAAACRDRKRSWRMLQELAGVNNEYVRRAEAKLRKELEERLLAEQEALLEEARKQGAEEAIDRLVGILTGVEMAPAGDLAAPSLAEEAAAQEPAHEKAAASHDPDSGGQAVSPGGGPAAPDDDGFEEPYIDTILCTSCNDCIQLNPLLFKYNGDKQAEIADAGAGTYAQLVQAAENCPAHCIHPGTPRPEDATATPEMVARAQALEG